The genomic stretch ACGACCGACTTCGCATATGTTCTGGTGGCTTTATTATACCACCGCGAACGTGTCTTCCTACTATGAGAAACCGTTGATCATCTGGTTGCAAGGTGGACCCGGGGCATCCTCCACATCTTATGGCAACTTTGAGGAACTTGGACCTCTGGACGTCAACTTGGAGCCGAGGAATTTCACTTGGGTAGGACAAAATGTCAACAGATGACTTAAACATGAGTTAAAACTTATCGATTTGGtcgatctttctttcttgtctTATCGTGTTCCATTTAAACAAGCCTCGATATCGGTGTTAACTTGAAATTCGTCAAGTAAAATTAGATCATTGGTAAATAGATCTCCGGTTTTATAACTTAGTCgttgttaaaaagaaattaatcttCTTCGATACGATACTCTCACGGTTTTAATGTAAcagttttaatgtaatattaaaactagAGATTGATAtgttatataagtatatgtatacttcctttataaatcaatatttctgTAGACAAACCAtagaattttgaataaaagtttatcgaagattattattaatattacatttagtATTTTCATTATGTAAACGGAAAGTTAGTTGAAAAAAAGTCGTTAGTAAAAATACctctgaaataatttcttaaagctttaagaataattaagtagacacaaatatcataaataaatattaaaatattcacagGTGAGAGATTACAACGTTCTCTTTATCGACAACCCAGTCGGCACGGGCTTTAGTTATACCACGCTAGGAGGATTTACGACAAGGAATGCAGAGATCGCAGAGGATCTCTTGGAATGTATAAAAGGTTTCTTGAAACAGTTACCGGAATTCGCTGATGTGCCCACATATATCACCACTGAGTCTTATGGAGGAAAAATGGGTGCAGAATTTGCTCTTTTATGGTACAAGGTAAggcaatatattttaattaaattattttttttaatttccgaCTTTTGCATGTAGTTTCCTCTTACCATTGcttcatctttctttttaaaattacagaCACAACAACAGGAAAAAATTAAGAGTAACTTGAAGGGTGTAGCCCTTGGTGACGCCTGGATCTCCCCCATTGATTCCGTGATGACTTGGGCGCCCTTTTTACTCGCCACAGTATGACATGCCTTCCTTAATGTTATCagatatattttcagtttttaCATCATCTATACACTAtccattttttatattaattggcaaaatatttttgtaggGTATGGTAGACACTGACGGCTATGAGAAGGTCAACAAAGCAGCTCTACGAACAAAAGAGGCCGTAGATAGCGAAAGATGGGCAGACGCAACCAGGCTGTGGAGCTATACCGAAGGAGCGATTATTGAAGTTActaataatatcgatttttataacattctaACGAAAATAGAACCTTATACCAATCAGTTCTCCCTTAAGCAAAGGCTTGTATCAGAACCAACATTTGCTCaaggtaaaaatataatttattatttaatataattgtcAATGATCcatacataacgatatataataatgttaatattaattgattataCAGGacgataatttttaagaattatttgatcattttaGAATATTCCGTCTTCAGCCAGGAATCCTTAAGCACGCTGATGAACGGCCCTGTAAAAGAAAGCCTTAATCTACCTTCTGATCATGGCACCCAATCCAGTATGGTATTCAGCAGATTGAGAGGAGATTTCATGAAGCCTGTTATCCATATAGGTGCTGTCTAATAGATAATAGAAGCATTAAGAatatgtagcggcacatgagctaAACGACAATTCGAATCATCTTGTTGTTTTGCCTTGGAGTATCAACATCGTTAGGGcatacataatgtaataataaataaactccgggcaaaacaatgtcgccgttATGTGCAACCATCAAACAAACACCATTCTCTACAAATAATAGAGAATCTTAATCAATTAACATCGAATTTGTTTTTCTAGTGGAGAGTTTGCTGAACGAAACTAAACTAAAGGTTGTGGTAATCAGTGGTCATATGGATCTCATCGTTGACACTCCAGGTATCttcatttctaaaataatcaCCTTAACATCTCTTCAATTCCTTGATTTAATAgtagaataatgaaaaaagaaagaatactgcaatattatgaaaaacatTTCATGTGAAAACtatttataagaaatgtaatatacatTTCTGCGCAATCGTTTTGCATCGCTTTCGAAGAACTATAATTTTTCGGATAACTacataaagtataatattgaTACAACGATGCAGGCACTCTACGCTGGGTTGAAAAGATGCAGTGGAAGGACGCTAATTCCTGGCACAGGGCCGACAGAGCTCCCTTGGTAGTAGAGAACATCACCGAAGGCTATGTGAAGTCTTATGGCAATTTCTCTATGTACTGGGTCAACAGAGCCGGACACATGGTAAATAAGAAATCTAACCATACAGGTTGTTTCATAACTTGTCATTCGTACCCTCTGTTTATCATTGTAGTTAGTCCCATATGTTATGAAACATCCTTTATAActgattattctatataaatgtaattatttcatataaagatgttatatgaaaattatttcgtcaTGCAGGTACCAAAGGATAATCCAGCAGCAATGGCATGGATATTAAAGGAGTTTACAAAATAACAAGCAAATCATTTGAAGGGGCTGATTGTATGAAACGGAACCCAACAttgaatgaatgaaaattaagacgaactaaataaattaagaaagcTACAGAAATTCATTTTGCACCTTATCATACCTATTAAACTTCAAATTCACGACATTCTATGTTAATTACAAACAAACCACTTAACTACTAAtggccaaaaaaaaaaaaaattcgattacCAGATTCTTCGGTCGCCAGATTCTTCGATCGCGTTGTCCGTTTTCAAGGTCTGATATAACAACAGCAAGATAGCGATGCTCGttatttccaagaaaattcACCACCACGAGGGactgttcgtttattttttgcGATTTAGCGGGGGCCCTGAGGCGAAATGGTTTACCGGAACGACGTGGTTCTGGCTCGCGCTGTGAATTTTCCCACACTCGTAAAACGTCGCAGAAGCAACAATCCGAAACTGGCTAAGCCGCAGACGCCCGCCGATTTTGTCAATAAGGAACGATTGTTTAGATTCGAGCGGATACTGGGCAGTAAAACGAAACGATCCGCAAACAAGACCGCCTGCGCTTGCGGGGCAGTATCGCCGATAAAGAGGAAAGGCTTCTGCGGTTGCCCGATCCTGTAAATAAAACATAGGAAAAAATCTTTCTTCCCAGCCCAATCACCGAAAGACGCTcataggaatttttatatctttgcattcttctttaaaatattatataaagaaattctttaaGAGTTTCTTCTAATGGCAATTAAAATTCCTATAATCCtatctaaaattatatatagtttagaaaaatttgctaTAACTGGAAAAATAACTACTCAATATTTTGATCTAAAATTTGAATGAGTAGGTAATATTACTTGAGATAATCTTgactttaaatgaaattaattaaaaatcttttataggagttttatatattatagtagtatatttcatatacttctatatcaatttaaaaataataaaaagaaattaaaaatatcctgATAAAACTAGAaactacaaatataaaaaagtatactagtattgaataaaaaatagaaatgtacTTTCTTTCagacgaaaattatttttaccatCTGCCGCAGCTTCTGTAAATGTTTTTCTTTACTTATACCATCGGAATGATTTAAGGAACGGAAAACAGGGGCGCAGGATTAACACCACGAAGACAATTCTGGTTGTTTTCGAAGAACATACCGAGGATGCCCGGGATACGAGACCAAGGTACTTTGGAGCTTTGAATACGCTAATCCGCCGGTTCCTTCCGCCGTCAGATCCACGGTGatttgtttcttaatatttcaagatGGAACGAAGCTCGAAGGACGGCACCAGAAACGGCGAACAAACAAATAACGACGTTTCTTCCCTCAATCTCTTCATCTTCGGTTATGGCCGTAGCTGTAGCTTGGCCTCTTCAAAAACAcgattgaaagaaatatttttaagttactgaatcgttaaaaattaccAGCGAAACGTTATTTCATGCgatgatatttttttagataatCTTCATGAATCAAGGTTtcataaatttggaaaaatatttgactataataaaagtaagagtatttataatagaatatcTTGATGTTGATTTGTTTTAGTAACAACAGCATGCTGACAACTAATGATCACTAAGAATgagataataatagtattaagAAGAATGTGAAAACAAACCTAGTAAAAGCAATTCAAAAATAAGCGAAGAACATATCTTCGTTTAATAGCTGCATTGATAAAAGTATATTCTCTAAAAGTTTATTGATAACGTTTTATCTCAATTGTAAAATAGATCTATAAGAGTAGAATAGGAAAACATAGATAGCTTCTGTTTAAAGGATATTTACTTTGACCgattatagataatataattatataggatgattgtaaataacaaaatttataatacaattttatcttaaacaaaaatttgataaaccTGAAACATGTAGATCTAAATTATTCATGATACAATTTTAACTTTCATATACAACTTTTATAGATCTGGAATTTActaagataaatttttaataaaatagattttaacAAGATTATACGTGTATAATCTGGATTTcattgatacaaaatttatatctaactcacttacaaatt from Bombus pascuorum chromosome 2, iyBomPasc1.1, whole genome shotgun sequence encodes the following:
- the LOC132916580 gene encoding retinoid-inducible serine carboxypeptidase-like produces the protein MKFSALLLVTLCFASEGLAKKGFGPGEQEWGYVKVRPTSHMFWWLYYTTANVSSYYEKPLIIWLQGGPGASSTSYGNFEELGPLDVNLEPRNFTWVRDYNVLFIDNPVGTGFSYTTLGGFTTRNAEIAEDLLECIKGFLKQLPEFADVPTYITTESYGGKMGAEFALLWYKTQQQEKIKSNLKGVALGDAWISPIDSVMTWAPFLLATGMVDTDGYEKVNKAALRTKEAVDSERWADATRLWSYTEGAIIEVTNNIDFYNILTKIEPYTNQFSLKQRLVSEPTFAQEYSVFSQESLSTLMNGPVKESLNLPSDHGTQSSMVFSRLRGDFMKPVIHIVESLLNETKLKVVVISGHMDLIVDTPGTLRWVEKMQWKDANSWHRADRAPLVVENITEGYVKSYGNFSMYWVNRAGHMVPKDNPAAMAWILKEFTK